Genomic window (Dasypus novemcinctus isolate mDasNov1 chromosome 10, mDasNov1.1.hap2, whole genome shotgun sequence):
GCGTTCACGGGCCTAAGGATGCACTTGCGACGATGACAAACGCTACGCCGCCCGCATCGGGGCTCACAGCAGCCATTGCTAAGGGGAAGAGGTTACACGCCtacctacaaaaataaaaaaagcaagaacAAATGAATTATAAAGTGGCTACATGCACAAGCAAGCAAGATACACAGATTCTACAACAGTGTTAAAGCCTTGCTTTTTAGGGAAAGCAcaagaatatgattttctatCTATAACACTCTTCTACTTTAAAAATGGTGTgttgcatttttctattttttttcaatgtttttatgcttttttttttttaaaaaaaacaacagccacACAATCAAATCTAATCTAATCCTCCCCTGCAGAGGCTTCCTTTGTGTTAATGCTTATTCTACTCTAACAACACGGAGGCACAAACATTAATATAAAAACTAGTTGATTATTGGGGTATAAAATCCTCTATTTCTGTAgcacaacccccaccccccccaacttCGCGTTATgcaaagactattttttttttctttttttttttcctacagttttctgggggtaatttttctcttttgcttattAAGTCATAGATGGAAGGGACAAagagcaaaggaaaaaacaagagggaTGACGCTTTCCCTTCTGGGAGGAAAGTGTCCCCGGCACGGCACGGTCTGGCCTGGCCGGGGAGCACCGGGCAGACTCCTttcccgggggcgggggcgccccCGTCGTCGTCGCGGTGCTGGTCGCTGCTCTGCGGACCAGCGGGGGCGGCGCCCAGCGGGCGCCCTCAGATGCTCACGTCGCGCACGTCGGTGGGTGTGCAGGACAAGTccacctcctcctgctcctcctcctcctcctcctcctccgcgGCCTTGGGGTCCAAGCTCTGGCGCGCCTGGCGCAGGCTCGACTCGAGCAGGGCCTCGATCTGCTCCTGGCAGGCGCGGAGGCAGTCCTGGGCGAGACAGGGGCAGGGGGCGCAGAGGCGGGCATGAGGGGGCGCCAGCCGCCGGGAAGGGTTCTGTAAGAGCAAGGTGAACCCGAAGCCCGCCCCTCACACCTGGCGACGGAAGATGTGGGGGCTGCTCCCCCAAacccaggggtgccccccaccagcccccagccctggacCAAAGGCCTGCCTGCCACCTGTCGAGTGCCAGCCGCCTACCCCGCGTCTCCACGGCCTGTCCCGGTCCCCGGACGCGCCCTGGTCTCCACCACCCCGCCCAGGCCTGGAAGCCCCCGGCATCAGCCTCTTCCCGCCGCTACCCTGCCACGGCTACAGCGCCCACGTCCACCACCAGACCGGCTGGCATGGAGAACGGACGCTCAGGAGACAGAAGGCGCTGGAAATGCCACCTCACTGGGCTCAGGCTCCTGGAGCAAGGTCTCCTTTTGGTAGAGACCACACTGCATTTCCAGTGGGGTCCCAGCACCTAGGGGCTTCCGTCTGAGCCCACGAGGGGCGGCCTGAGCTCCTGCTAGACCCCAGCAGGGCCCACTGAGCTCCCAAGTGGACGGGCTGAAGAGACCCTGCATGGCCCAGGCCAGGGGGGGCAGCCGTGCGAATCCGTGGAGTGGCCCTGGGCCTTCGGGGAGCCCTTCCCGATGTTTTAACTAGATGACACAGCAGGTGAAGGCAGGGCACGCGTCTCCCTTTTATGGATAAGGAAACGGGGCCCAGACCGATGCCACCCGAGTCCCAAGGTCTGGCATCCTCTGTACCTGCAGTACCCAGCAACGGCCGTTTACTGGCGCCCCCACAGGCCAGTGGCTTTGCCCGGTGAGACCCGGGCTCCAGGGCCCGTCCTGTCATTTGCCCCCACTCCGCCCGGGAAGGCACCTGGTGGCCGACTCCCTCACAGCCCACAGGCTCAGCAAGACTTCCAGGGCCTCTGGGTGAGAACGCAGCACCCTCTCCCTCTGCCAAAGATGACCACCGAGGGTGAGCCCTTGGTGGGGAGCATGCCCGAAAGGTGACCGGAGGTCAGGCTGTGCGCCCCGGGCAGGTGGACGCAGCCGGGGCCCGGCGGGCTCCAGGAAGTCCTGACACCCAGCAGGGGACACCCACCCACGCGAGGGAAGGAAGATGCGCTGGCGACCAAAGCAGTGGCCGCCGCAGGCTTTTCTGAGTCTGGGCTCAGCTCCCGCCCTCACCGGAGACCCAGGCAAACCAAACCGACTTCAGCCTCAGTTCATCTTGTGCCCGCGTGCCAGCTGCGCGGCACTGTGCTTCAGATCTGACGAAGACAGAACCTCCTGGAAACGGGGACGGTGCGGTAATTTTCTGGCGCTGTCTCTAGACAGCACGTTGCCCAGGCTGTGGTGCCAGCACCCTACCCTTTGCGGGGGAGACCAACGGTTGGCTCAGGTGCAGAGTTTGGAATCCAACGCCACCCAGAAATGCCTTGGGACCGAGGGCGCGTCTCCAGGACCACTTCCTTGCTGGGCTCGGCCAGGCTCGGCAGCGTCTCCAAGCACAAAGTTGCAGGAAGCTGACCCCCAGCAGCCCGGCAAGGACGGGGCACCCCTCACCCTGGCACTCAGTTGGGCCACCCTCTCCCCAAACCCTGAGCCTAGGCATGGGGGGGGTCCCCACTTCCAGGGGCTGTACCAgaaccctgagcagctgagcGCGCCCTCCACCCTCGACAGAgctccccctttccttccctggaATTCCAGCTGGGACCCCCGCCCAGGTGCTCTGGGCTAGACCACCGCAGGGTGGCCTCAGcaggcctccccaccccccaacctgaGCCCCCAAGTCAGTCCTGAGGCTGACCCCTGACCCCCCAACCTCTGCGGGCTAATTTGGTAAAATGCCATAAACGCTTGTAATTGTCATTTTAATCCtgtcttttaaaaaagggaagaatGGAGAGTAAGACAATGGCATTTGGAAGAGGAGCCGGGGCCTGGGGGGCTGGCGGGCAGCAGCCTCTCAAGGGCGGCCTGTAAAAAGCAAGGTTGTCTATTTGACTCATTGCAGGGCCCCTCGAGACCTCACAGGAGCCCTCTGAAAGCCTCTATTTACTGACCATCCACATTGTCACCCAAACAAAGCTCACCCAGCCCGACTCCACACACCATTAGGACATGGACCAGTGACCCAGGGGAGGGTCTGTGGCCCGCCTGctccgccagccccagggggacgTGAGAATCCCGTTTCCAGAGGCGCCCCCCGTAGGAGTGGACAAGGACTAGCCCCCCAATGCCCCCCCATTTCCCCGGGTCGGGAGCAGTCACCTCTGGGGGGACGATCTGCAGACAGGGATGGCCACTTACGGGGTCACACTTGATCACTTTGGAGAGGAAGTGAGCGAGGCAGTGGTAGGACAGGGAGCCGCCGGCGCTTTCCAGGTGCAGGCCCTGCACGGCGGCCACCACGCTGCCCGCAGCCACCATGGAGGGTGGGTTGGAAATGAACTTGACGTCTGTGGGCAGAGAGAACGGGCaatgtgggtgggtgggggagacgGTGCATGTGGATGTGGGAGATGCCCCCTGAACCCTCGTGGGGCGTGGGTACCGCCCAGCACAGCTGCTGATCAGGCCCCCTCCCAGCGCTGGCCAGGCCTGGGACAGCGGCTCGGGGGACAACGGAGGCGCACGTCAGTTTGCACCCATCTGAGGCTCCCTGCACATTCCCAGCCTTGATGCTGGGAAGGGCGGTAGCTGGGGGCTTCAGCATTTACACGTAACAGCGTAAACCCCTTCAGCCTCAGCAGAGCAAATTCAAGCAGCCAGGGGACCTGGGCacccggggcggggtggggggctggggacagggcagggggACCTCACACTGAATGAGACCATAGAAGAGAGCGCCCTTTTCAGTGGGCCTTTGTCCGGCCCTCAGCTCACAGGACTGCCGCCCTACTGGCTGGCGCAAGGCCTCTTCTGGGCCATGGACACCACAATTTCAGTGACTCAGTGTCTCCCCCAAATTAGGGACGGATGCTTGGCTACTATACAGACACCTCTGGAAGGCTGGACCAGCCAGGGGCACAGCCAGCCGGAAAATGGGGCTTCACGGCGGTGCAGCGGCTGCTCCCGCCCAGCCTGACTCGGCCCCCTGCAGCCAAGGGCCCTGGCTCAGGCCTCTCCCCTCTCAGGTGGCTTCCCAGGGACCCTCTGGCACAGCCCTCCCCTGGGCACCTCTGTATGTAAAAGCCTGAAATGGTAAAGCTCCACCAGGTGCCTACCCCTCCCCCAAGCCTCCCCGCGGGAGCCATCAACATGCCTGCTCCCCGACACAGGGACACCCCAAAACCACCAGCGTGGGGTGAAGACCCCCAGCTAATTAGTGGTCAGGACCACCTACCCTTTCTCCAAGGGCTGTAAGCAGACGTGCAGCCCGCCTCGCCCCTCGTCCTGGAGGTGGACAAGTGGAAAGGACTCTTAGACGGAGAGGCCACAGCCACCACCCCAGGCTAGCACCCTGGATTGCCTTTTTGTCGCCCTCCACAAGGAATCCTGGTGGCGGGGGGCAGGAATCCCAGCATTTAATCAGGGCCCTCCCTGGGCTGCAGCTGGAAGCCCCCCAAGAGTGTGGCATCTTTGTCAGGCGTCTGCAGCCCTGCCAAGGGCCCAGGAACGGGGGCTCGGGCGGGAGCACAGGGAGGTGTCCCTGTCATGTAGCCCCAGAGAATGGACAACCTGGGCCTGGCTAAGGGGTGCTGGGAAGGGCAGGTGTCCTGATGGGGAGACAAAGCCGGCTTCCGGGCATGCCCCCGAGGACGCCAGGTGGCCTCTAACAGGAACAATTCCCCCCGGGCGAGCCAGGGCCACGTGACACCACGCCGGCGGGCAGCCACAGACCGGTGTGTACTGACCCTGGGGGGACACCGGGACCCCATCCCCCTCGTCCTCTGGCCGCAGCAGCAGGGGAAGGGGCTCACCAGCGGGGGGCGCCGTGCCGACCCGCGCCAAGGGGTTGGGCCCAAGTGTGCGCTCACTGCCAACGGCGCAGGGGACAGTGTGTCGCCCCTCCCTAACCCAGCGCAGGACCAGGCTCTGCGCGCGCGTGCACACGCAGCAGCCGAGAGCCCGTGGGCGGGCGCTGCGGAGAGCACCCCAAGACCGCGCCCTGGCGCCTCGAGACGGCACAGTCCTCTTCCCGGAGCATGGCAGCTGTCATGAGGGCACAGATGGGGCTTTGGCGGGAGCAGGGCCCCAGCGGGCGCCCTTCCCCCCCAGGCCCACCCTGGAGTTAACATCGCGGCTGGAAACGCTGGGCACCCCCGATGGACTGGAGCCGCGGCTGCCCCTGGGCTGGGCCGGGGGTGCTGGCCACTTAGACAACACACCAGGAGATGGGGCGGCTGTACCGCCAGCAGCTGAGCGCCCCATCTCAGCCCGCTGGCACCCTCCGAACCCCGTGCACCCCCCCAATTGCAACCCCCCGCCTCTGGCGGGGTAGGGCAGCCGCCTCCCAGGGGTCGCAGGGGGCTCCAGGCCCAGCAGTGCCCTCCTGGGCGGGGGGGCGTGCCAGAAGCCTGCCTGGGTCCGTCTCCAGGAGCTCCGGCGTTTCCCTGAAACCACTTTCACCTCCATAAAAGGCTGCCTGGGAGTCTCCAGAGGCCCCGCTCCTCGGTGCGCCCCAGCCAGAGAACGCCTCCCTGCTCGGCGCAGGGCCCTCGGTGCGCCCCAGCCAGAGAACGCCTCCCTGCTCGGCGCAGGGCGAGGCCGGGCGGCCGGCAGGAGGCTCCCCCGCTCTCGGGCCAGGGGGCAGAACGCCCGGGGGAGGGCATCCCCGCCCCTAAATCCATCCGGCCCCACGACGTTCTTGGCTGCCCATCCCCCCACACGCCTGGCTGATTAGAGCTCAGAGGAAGGGACGGTGCCTTGAGGGCAGTGGAAAGGGGGGGCAGGAAAGCCAGTATCTCCCCAGCTCTACTCTACAACCGTGGGGACCCCCAGGATGCCAGGACTGGGGGCTCTGCCCCTTTGGGGAAAGCCAAAAACTTTGGTCTTTGATGCCAGCCCCTCTTCTGGACCTCAAGTTACCCAGAGTGGGGCCCCCCACGTGGGGAAACAGGCCTGATGGGAGGCCGCAGGCCACagcagggctgggcaggaggGGGGCTTCCCTCCACCAGGGGGGTCAATTCCAGCAGCCAGACATGAGAGGAAAGGGGTCACTGCGGACGAGAGCAGGCTGGGGCGAAGAGGGGCCCGCGCTGTGCATCCGCCACACTCAGCTCCCGAAGTCTGGGGTGACAGTgcagggaggggcctggggggaGCACTGCTAGTGGGGGGCAGGCCGGGCC
Coding sequences:
- the LOC131279959 gene encoding G1/S-specific cyclin-D1-like, which gives rise to MELLLVNKLKWNLAATTPHDFIEHFLSKMPVAEENKQIIRKHAQTFVALCATDVKFISNPPSMVAAGSVVAAVQGLHLESAGGSLSYHCLAHFLSKVIKCDPDCLRACQEQIEALLESSLRQARQSLDPKAAEEEEEEEEQEEVDLSCTPTDVRDVSI